A single Mangifera indica cultivar Alphonso chromosome 20, CATAS_Mindica_2.1, whole genome shotgun sequence DNA region contains:
- the LOC123204304 gene encoding DNAJ protein JJJ1 homolog, which translates to MASSNRCLYEVLGLTVNSLPEEIRSAYKKLALQCHPDKLLRSGLTPDQATAQFQELNFAYSVLSDPKQRAWYDSHRTRILFSDLDSFISSVLSLFFHFSHPAFPAFSGYSDYGNGFYKVYSDLFDKIHNNEINFVKKVGLGLEKVPDAPRMGNLQSPVKAVSEFYNYWRGFSTVMDFRWVKGKTALEREELKGEYNERVRKMAEFVRKRDKRVLDLLGMVNEHRKKIERERKQLEELEMEKKRKEYVCEVCGEKFQREKREQWRKRVQDVAEFGQSFVEEEEVREVQCWRCIKTTSAWDSFV; encoded by the coding sequence ATGGCGTCTTCAAACCGATGCCTGTACGAAGTGCTGGGCCTGACCGTCAACTCCTTGCCTGAGGAAATTCGCTCCGCTTACAAGAAACTAGCTCTCCAATGCCATCCAGACAAACTCCTCCGATCCGGCTTAACTCCCGACCAAGCCACCGCTCAGTTCCAAGAACTCAACTTTGCTTATAGTGTACTCTCCGACCCCAAACAACGCGCCTGGTATGATTCTCACCGCACACGGATTCTTTTCTCCGATCTTGATTCGTTCATTAGTTCTGTCCTTAgtcttttcttccatttctccCACCCAGCCTTTCCCGCCTTTTCCGGATATTCGGATTACGGTAATGGTTTTTACAAAGTGTACTCTGATTTATTCGACAAGATTCATAATAACGAAATCAATTTCGTCAAGAAAGTAGGGCTAGGATTGGAAAAGGTGCCGGATGCGCCAAGAATGGGGAATTTACAGAGTCCGGTGAAAGCAGTGAGCGAGTTTTATAATTACTGGCGTGGGTTCAGTACGGTGATGGACTTCCGGTGGGTGAAGGGCAAGACGGCGTTGGAAAGGGAGGAATTGAAAGGAGAGTATAATGAGAGGGTAAGAAAAATGGCAGAGTTCGTGAGAAAGAGAGACAAGAGAGTGCTTGATTTACTTGGAATGGTAAATGAGCACAGGAAAAAGATTGAGCGAGAAAGAAAACAACTGGAAGAATTAGAGatggagaagaagaggaaagaatATGTCTGTGAGGTATGCGGAGAGAAGTTTCAGAGAGAGAAGCGTGAACAATGGAGAAAGCGCGTGCAGGATGTGGCCGAATTTGGGCAGAGTTTCGTGGAGGAAGAGGAGGTGAGGGAGGTACAGTGTTGGAGATGCATTAAAACGACGTCGGCCTGGGACtcttttgtataa
- the LOC123204305 gene encoding DNAJ protein JJJ1 homolog has protein sequence MASSNRCLYEVLGLTFNSSPEEIRSAYKKLALQCHPDKLLRSGLTHHQATAQFQELNFAYSVLSDPKQRAWYDSHRTRILFSDLDSFISSVPSLFFHFSHPAFPAFSGYSDYGNGFYKVYSDFFDKIHNNEINFVKKVGLGLETVRDAPRMGNLQSPVKAVREFYNHWRGFSTVMDFRWVEGKMALEREELRGEYNERVRKMAEFVRKRDKRVLDLLGMVNEHRKKIERERKQLEELEMEKKRKEYVCEVCGEKFQREKHKQWRKRVQDVAEIGQSFVEEEG, from the coding sequence ATGGCGTCTTCAAACCGATGTCTGTACGAAGTGCTGGGCCTGACCTTCAACTCCTCGCCTGAGGAAATTCGCTCCGCTTACAAGAAACTAGCTCTCCAATGCCATCCAGACAAACTCCTCCGATCCGGCTTAACTCACCACCAAGCCACCGCTCAGTTCCAAGAACTCAACTTTGCTTATAGTGTACTCTCCGACCCCAAACAACGCGCCTGGTATGATTCTCACCGCACACGGATTCTTTTCTCCGATCTTGATTCGTTCATTAGTTCTGTCCCTAgtcttttcttccatttctccCACCCAGCCTTTCCCGCCTTTTCCGGATATTCGGATTACGGTAATGGTTTTTACAAAGTGTACTCTGATTTCTTCGACAAGATTCATAATAACGAAATCAATTTCGTCAAGAAAGTAGGGCTAGGATTGGAAACGGTGCGGGATGCGCCAAGAATGGGGAATTTACAGAGTCCGGTGAAAGCAGTGAGGGAGTTTTATAATCACTGGCGCGGGTTCAGTACGGTGATGGACTTCCGGTGGGTGGAGGGCAAGATGGCGTTGGAGAGGGAGGAATTGAGAGGAGAGTATAATGAGAGGGTAAGAAAAATGGCAGAGTTCGTGAGAAAGAGAGACAAGAGAGTGCTTGATTTACTTGGAATGGTAAATGAGCACAGGAAAAAGATTGAGCGAGAAAGAAAACAACTGGAAGAATTAGAGatggagaagaagaggaaagaatATGTCTGTGAGGTATGCGGAGAGAAGTTTCAGAGAGAGAAGCATAAGCAATGGAGAAAGCGCGTGCAGGATGTGGCCGAAATTGGGCAGAGTTTCGTGGAGGAAGAGGGGTGA